A DNA window from Deltaproteobacteria bacterium contains the following coding sequences:
- a CDS encoding diguanylate cyclase, translated as MNESNISVLFADIKGYTTISKSVSATNLEGLLDNYIKTMSSIIEHFNGRIDKIMGDGIIALFEPQDQETAAHTYNAALATLEMQNAVTNLRDDWQQMGAGIDLIVRIGLATGDVVIGEVKAGKHEEYTALGDAVNLASRLQERATPGTVLACQQTQAVIGAKFPCRVKPSLEIKGYDDVYDAYEITGAPNEGNEQTVPTAAASASDDDLRRSQRQPLSIDITFIGAKGLQTHPSINISEGGVFIQTREPEPIGAQLRIAAKIPTDRGTLPMVLTGQVVRHGSPAENPGMGVKFLAIQAETEDTINYFANSVYHLSDASRAQIVVRDGPAYKLVLDTPQQFPEAHGRALTVHIERISSGDIYYFEKRLLHEFDRTRRYQHEFSCVAVRIVNLDKLVELETLEETLIEIADLLSASVRTTDEVFYFKDGLFFILAPETMANRVSTLTRRIVEAVHTMFLRNQILAQLSVSAGAFSFDGHNADRPQDILKKALSHCD; from the coding sequence ATGAACGAATCAAATATCAGCGTTTTGTTTGCAGACATCAAAGGCTACACCACCATCTCAAAAAGTGTGTCGGCCACCAATCTCGAAGGCCTGCTGGATAATTACATTAAAACAATGTCGTCCATTATCGAGCACTTTAACGGGCGCATCGACAAGATTATGGGTGACGGAATCATCGCCCTTTTCGAACCTCAGGACCAAGAGACGGCAGCCCATACCTACAATGCGGCGCTCGCAACCCTCGAAATGCAAAATGCAGTCACCAACCTTCGCGACGACTGGCAACAGATGGGCGCTGGAATCGATCTGATCGTCCGCATTGGTCTGGCCACCGGAGATGTGGTCATTGGAGAGGTTAAAGCCGGAAAACACGAAGAATATACTGCGCTGGGAGATGCCGTAAATCTCGCATCCCGGCTTCAGGAACGAGCAACGCCTGGAACCGTTTTGGCGTGTCAGCAAACCCAAGCGGTTATTGGGGCCAAGTTTCCCTGCCGGGTGAAGCCGAGTCTCGAAATCAAAGGCTACGACGACGTCTACGACGCCTATGAAATTACCGGCGCCCCCAACGAGGGAAACGAACAAACCGTACCAACAGCGGCAGCAAGCGCCTCTGATGATGATCTCAGACGGTCACAGCGCCAACCCTTAAGCATTGATATTACGTTTATCGGTGCAAAGGGGCTGCAAACCCATCCGAGTATCAATATCAGCGAAGGCGGCGTCTTCATTCAGACCCGTGAGCCCGAACCCATTGGAGCCCAGCTACGTATCGCAGCGAAAATTCCAACAGATCGCGGAACATTGCCTATGGTCTTAACCGGCCAGGTGGTTCGCCATGGCAGCCCTGCTGAAAACCCAGGCATGGGCGTAAAGTTTCTCGCCATTCAGGCCGAAACCGAAGACACCATTAATTATTTCGCCAACAGCGTTTACCACCTCTCGGATGCCTCGAGAGCACAAATCGTTGTTCGTGACGGTCCTGCCTACAAACTGGTTCTCGATACACCACAACAGTTCCCCGAAGCGCACGGCCGAGCACTCACGGTTCACATCGAACGCATCAGCTCGGGCGATATTTACTACTTCGAAAAGCGCCTGCTTCACGAGTTTGATAGAACCCGCCGTTATCAACACGAGTTTTCGTGTGTTGCCGTACGTATCGTGAACCTCGACAAGCTCGTTGAACTTGAAACCCTCGAAGAAACCCTGATTGAAATCGCAGACCTCTTAAGCGCCTCGGTTCGAACCACCGATGAAGTGTTTTACTTCAAAGACGGGCTTTTCTTTATTTTGGCTCCCGAAACTATGGCCAACCGAGTTTCAACACTCACACGAAGGATCGTCGAAGCAGTTCACACAATGTTTCTTCGCAATCAGATTTTGGCACAGCTCTCAGTTTCTGCCGGCGCGTTCTCATTCGACGGCCACAACGCAGATCGACCTCAAGACATCCTCAAAAAGGCCTTAAGTCACTGTGATTAA
- a CDS encoding BamA/TamA family outer membrane protein, giving the protein MGPLIACIITVLVGTATPDKLSPYRGQPVVAINIEAPESENPEELKKLISIEPGFLLGTIDLHTSIKRLYSLGRFSNVIVHAKRLAGSVELTFELKPILHLGDLEIEGLSYEDELRLRLALGLSNHLEIDSRTEAEIAKQTQSFLEQTGFQNAKVELTRTLADTPATIDLLMEIDPGEPIVLSEVRIIGDPRLREQHLRAMLSLRPGDPLDQIKLTEDLRQLQKNYVKRDFRTCRIKKPQIEITEDGAVVTVEIQAGPRISVEFTGNMLLGDDELLRLWPDNGGRLRIGDLGIFKRRIIGKYRRFGFFNIKVEAEGFLDETTDIIRYLFRITEGEPVEIQSLNFEGASAFTQDELKQHIRSVVQSALGTDGIIQPLYAEDGHIISRGGELKTKPGAPPKIKRTQIIAQHKRWIPELFDQAFRDIQAAYQDRGYLDAQIGPAKPTIVDSHATIVVPIVEGEQTFIDTMSFKNNVNIPSAQLLDVVYAATKMTPGAPLSSSAVENARIALLRMYRDEGYIYCRVFTEINESPKALRYDVRFRFEESVQVRIGEVLVRGNRYTRESFIRDRISLTPGDIYSLDTAIQDQRQIANLGVFSNVRLRLLDEDNPTEQKDLVAEVKEQNRHRLQIGGGLSTEDGPRLRFIYSHLNLFGVGASMTTSLKVNRQIFFGLYGDKGQNLKTLYDSYNATEQLTKALERELRLSLRSPRFTQWAWSPMLRVDFVNERDNQIAYFLETFAAIFGVEVNPAPWLKVALEPQVSITDLECIGETDCNTQLEGDNNYQQGLRQGLKIGPLITVDFRDKPINPTKGWIAFFDARYATGRSRTSSADSGEEWQSYAFTKVEGRMSGYIPLGKHVLALSGSGGYIKVHDSYSPNENSNDAPIDERFFLGGRNSLRGYLENSISPADCDDFCQGGQFFALAKSELRIKLSQNIALDLFFETGNLWSQSIDPKDILLRIGTGVGLSYATPVGPLTFSVGFNPYPAKPILDQATGREIYSERFVEWHLAVGQF; this is encoded by the coding sequence ATGGGACCTCTTATTGCCTGCATCATCACCGTACTGGTGGGAACGGCAACTCCAGATAAGCTCTCACCATACCGTGGGCAGCCCGTGGTCGCGATCAACATCGAAGCACCCGAGTCCGAAAATCCCGAAGAACTAAAGAAACTGATATCCATCGAGCCCGGCTTCCTGCTTGGTACCATCGATCTGCATACCTCCATCAAGCGACTCTACAGCCTCGGCCGGTTCTCCAACGTGATTGTTCATGCAAAGCGTCTTGCCGGTTCTGTTGAACTTACTTTTGAGCTCAAACCCATTCTGCACCTTGGAGATCTTGAGATTGAAGGTTTGTCTTACGAGGACGAGCTACGACTGCGACTCGCACTTGGCTTGTCGAACCACCTCGAAATAGACAGCCGTACGGAAGCCGAAATCGCCAAACAGACCCAAAGCTTTCTTGAGCAAACGGGATTTCAAAACGCCAAAGTCGAACTCACACGGACTCTCGCTGATACCCCCGCAACCATCGATCTCCTGATGGAAATCGACCCAGGCGAGCCCATAGTCTTAAGTGAAGTTCGTATCATTGGCGATCCGAGATTAAGAGAGCAGCACTTGCGTGCCATGCTATCGCTGCGACCTGGCGACCCGCTTGATCAAATCAAACTCACTGAAGACCTACGACAACTCCAAAAAAATTACGTCAAACGTGATTTTCGGACATGCAGAATCAAGAAGCCACAAATCGAAATAACGGAAGATGGCGCTGTTGTTACCGTTGAAATTCAAGCAGGACCCCGTATCTCAGTAGAGTTCACTGGAAACATGCTTTTAGGTGACGATGAGCTTTTGCGTTTATGGCCCGATAATGGAGGACGGCTTCGAATCGGTGACCTTGGAATCTTCAAACGCCGAATCATCGGCAAGTATCGGCGGTTTGGTTTCTTTAATATTAAGGTTGAAGCCGAAGGCTTTCTCGACGAGACGACTGATATCATCCGGTATCTTTTTAGAATTACTGAGGGCGAGCCGGTCGAAATTCAATCACTCAATTTCGAAGGTGCTTCTGCCTTTACCCAAGACGAACTCAAGCAACATATTCGCTCAGTCGTCCAATCAGCTCTTGGAACCGATGGAATCATTCAGCCGCTCTATGCAGAAGACGGTCACATTATTTCTCGCGGCGGAGAACTTAAAACCAAACCTGGGGCACCTCCGAAAATCAAACGCACCCAAATCATCGCACAACACAAACGCTGGATCCCCGAACTCTTTGACCAAGCCTTCAGAGATATTCAAGCTGCCTACCAAGACCGCGGCTACTTAGACGCTCAAATCGGTCCAGCTAAACCTACTATCGTCGACTCTCACGCCACCATTGTTGTTCCCATTGTGGAAGGTGAACAAACTTTTATCGATACGATGTCGTTTAAAAACAACGTGAATATTCCATCGGCTCAACTCTTGGATGTTGTTTACGCAGCCACGAAGATGACGCCCGGTGCACCGCTCTCGTCGAGCGCAGTTGAAAACGCACGCATTGCCTTACTCCGGATGTACCGTGACGAGGGCTATATCTATTGCCGCGTTTTCACCGAAATAAATGAAAGCCCCAAAGCACTTCGCTACGATGTACGTTTTCGTTTCGAAGAAAGTGTTCAAGTCCGCATCGGCGAAGTCCTGGTTCGCGGTAACCGCTATACCCGAGAATCTTTTATTCGTGACCGCATTTCACTCACTCCCGGCGATATCTATAGCCTCGATACCGCCATCCAAGACCAACGACAAATTGCCAATCTAGGCGTCTTTTCGAACGTCCGGCTTCGCTTACTCGACGAAGACAATCCCACCGAACAAAAAGATTTGGTCGCAGAAGTCAAAGAGCAGAACCGTCACCGACTTCAAATAGGTGGAGGCCTCTCCACAGAAGATGGTCCCCGTCTGCGATTTATTTACTCCCACCTCAATCTCTTTGGGGTCGGCGCCTCAATGACAACCTCGCTCAAAGTGAATCGGCAAATCTTTTTCGGGCTTTATGGTGATAAGGGACAAAACCTTAAAACGCTTTACGATAGCTACAATGCAACAGAGCAATTGACGAAGGCCCTAGAGCGCGAGCTTCGGCTCAGCCTGCGTTCACCGCGCTTTACTCAATGGGCCTGGTCACCCATGCTTCGTGTAGATTTCGTTAATGAGCGAGACAACCAGATTGCTTATTTTCTAGAAACGTTCGCAGCCATTTTTGGAGTCGAAGTGAATCCCGCTCCATGGCTCAAAGTTGCGCTTGAGCCGCAGGTAAGTATCACAGATCTAGAATGTATCGGCGAGACGGACTGCAACACCCAGCTCGAGGGCGATAACAATTACCAACAAGGGCTGCGGCAGGGACTGAAAATTGGACCTCTCATTACCGTGGATTTTCGAGACAAGCCCATCAATCCAACCAAAGGCTGGATTGCATTTTTTGATGCACGCTATGCAACCGGTCGCTCACGTACCTCAAGCGCCGACTCCGGTGAAGAGTGGCAAAGCTACGCATTTACAAAAGTCGAAGGCCGCATGTCCGGCTATATCCCGCTCGGCAAACACGTCTTGGCGCTCTCAGGATCGGGCGGCTATATCAAAGTACATGATAGTTATAGCCCCAACGAAAACTCCAATGACGCACCCATCGATGAACGCTTTTTCCTCGGCGGTCGAAATTCACTTCGCGGTTACTTAGAAAACTCGATTTCTCCAGCAGATTGCGATGACTTTTGCCAAGGCGGGCAGTTTTTTGCGTTGGCGAAATCCGAGCTCCGCATCAAGTTATCGCAAAATATCGCACTGGATTTGTTCTTTGAAACCGGTAACCTGTGGTCCCAGTCCATCGATCCCAAGGATATCTTGTTGAGAATCGGAACAGGGGTGGGCCTAAGCTACGCAACTCCCGTGGGTCCCTTGACCTTCAGCGTTGGCTTTAACCCCTACCCTGCCAAGCCCATTTTAGACCAAGCAACCGGCCGCGAGATTTACTCAGAGCGTTTTGTTGAGTGGCACCTTGCGGTTGGGCAATTTTAG